In the Leptospira sp. WS4.C2 genome, one interval contains:
- a CDS encoding SpoIIE family protein phosphatase — protein sequence MSYKQLQLIVSACALFSIMAQPLFAISPAEIVRKSQGNPVHLEGEWEFYPHTFLSEVGELPKTKLSLVVPGIWNSALGTGNGFGTYRLVLERPEGTDPDTVYGIKLVDLATSSRVYWNGKLLGSSGVVSKNPEESSPSYQFQFYPLPWKDGPNELLVEISNYHHDKGGMWEPPYVGEWNKLFKENEKDLASSLFLAGAVFIIALYHFGLFYFRRSDKGNLLFGFAALLLSLRTLFTGERFVFNELSPYIGWNLCLRIEYLTFYLSPYLFFAFFREFYPNFYPRWMDRLLLIPTLIFISFLLILPTPIYTELNGYFHIVFLSGILLILQGVFRAVLNRKESSLLFAIGIISVAVAAFIDLLNAYQIVYTVEAIPIGIFVFILVQSLTLSRRFSRAFSEVETLSKRLLALDKLKDEFLANTSHELKTPLNGIIGIAESMFDGIGGKLNQEQRQNLGMIVSSGKRLSSLVDDILDFSKMKNRDLDLDLKAIDLHQICDLVLVISRPLYVTKNLTVRNHVPMDFPPILGDEARLQQILFNLIGNAIKFTEKGRIDVSAEIMERMLVLSIKDTGIGIPEDKFNDIFKSFEQVDASTTRKFGGTGLGLAISKRLVELHGGTIWVESKEGEGSNFRFTLPLARDGEIPMEKPPTKKTDLWFGGESPEFEPIEETTEEYDGEKIKVLVVDDEPINRQVLKNHLTLIGCDVHEASNGGDAIRMVRDDGPFELMLLDIMMPGMSGYDVCTVLRESYSLYQLPILFLTAKNQITDIIASLEAGGNDYLAKPFDKRELISRAKNLITLKKAVEEQNKFIAFQNELGLARKLQSSILPEEAPNIVGIKTEFYYEPMDSVGGDFFDFHAISEKELGVMVADVSGHGIPAALISAMLKIAFSTQIRLSREPAQLMTQINSTLLGKMKGAFLTASYIYINLETKQMIHARCGHPPLIINRRGESKPKLSLPQGKLIGWIPELDIQEDVVSLRSGDRIVLYTDGITEATNAEKEMIGQENWESIVQRYSGYPISESKRLLLERIKEFTGNRSPDDDVTLVILEIE from the coding sequence TTGTCCTATAAACAGTTACAACTTATCGTTTCGGCCTGTGCACTCTTTTCTATTATGGCACAGCCGTTGTTTGCGATTTCGCCTGCCGAGATCGTACGCAAAAGCCAGGGAAATCCAGTCCACTTAGAAGGGGAATGGGAATTTTATCCCCATACTTTCCTCTCGGAAGTGGGAGAATTGCCAAAGACCAAACTTTCCCTTGTGGTTCCTGGGATTTGGAATTCGGCACTTGGGACGGGGAATGGGTTTGGAACCTACCGATTGGTTTTGGAAAGGCCAGAAGGTACAGATCCAGACACAGTGTATGGGATCAAACTTGTCGATTTGGCTACTTCCTCCCGAGTCTATTGGAATGGGAAACTCCTTGGGTCTTCCGGTGTGGTTTCTAAAAATCCCGAAGAATCTTCACCTTCTTATCAATTCCAATTTTACCCTCTTCCCTGGAAGGATGGACCTAACGAACTTTTGGTGGAGATTTCCAACTACCATCATGATAAGGGAGGAATGTGGGAGCCGCCTTACGTAGGTGAGTGGAACAAACTCTTTAAAGAAAACGAAAAAGACTTAGCATCCTCTCTGTTTTTAGCAGGGGCTGTGTTTATCATTGCCTTATACCATTTTGGATTGTTTTATTTTAGACGATCCGACAAAGGAAATTTGCTTTTTGGGTTTGCGGCCCTTCTTTTGTCCCTACGTACTTTATTTACTGGGGAAAGGTTTGTGTTTAATGAATTATCTCCCTATATCGGTTGGAATCTTTGCCTTCGCATTGAATACCTAACGTTTTATTTATCACCTTATCTATTTTTTGCTTTTTTTCGTGAATTTTATCCTAACTTTTATCCGCGTTGGATGGACCGACTTCTCCTAATCCCAACATTAATTTTCATTAGTTTTCTTTTGATTTTGCCAACTCCCATCTATACAGAGTTAAATGGATATTTCCATATCGTTTTTTTATCGGGTATCCTTTTGATCTTACAAGGGGTGTTTCGTGCAGTATTAAATCGAAAAGAGAGTAGTTTGTTATTTGCGATTGGGATTATTTCTGTGGCGGTAGCAGCCTTTATTGATTTACTCAATGCCTACCAGATTGTGTATACAGTGGAGGCGATTCCCATTGGAATTTTTGTATTTATTTTAGTGCAGTCACTCACACTTTCTAGACGGTTTAGTCGTGCCTTTTCGGAAGTGGAAACCCTTTCTAAAAGACTTCTTGCCTTAGACAAACTAAAAGATGAGTTTTTAGCAAATACCTCTCACGAATTAAAAACACCTCTCAATGGAATTATTGGAATCGCCGAATCTATGTTTGATGGCATTGGTGGAAAACTCAACCAAGAACAAAGACAAAATTTAGGAATGATTGTGAGTTCTGGAAAACGTCTCTCTTCCCTTGTGGATGATATTTTGGACTTTTCCAAAATGAAAAATAGAGATTTGGATTTGGATCTTAAGGCCATAGATCTGCATCAAATTTGTGATTTGGTTCTTGTAATCTCAAGGCCACTCTATGTTACCAAAAATCTAACGGTGCGAAATCATGTTCCTATGGATTTTCCTCCGATTTTAGGAGATGAGGCAAGACTCCAACAAATCCTATTCAATCTCATCGGCAATGCGATCAAATTTACTGAAAAAGGCCGCATCGATGTTTCGGCTGAAATAATGGAAAGGATGTTGGTTCTTTCCATAAAAGATACTGGAATCGGAATTCCCGAAGACAAATTTAACGATATATTTAAATCCTTTGAACAAGTGGATGCATCCACCACACGTAAGTTTGGTGGAACGGGACTTGGTCTTGCCATCTCCAAACGTTTAGTGGAGTTACATGGTGGAACCATTTGGGTGGAATCAAAAGAAGGGGAAGGTTCTAATTTTCGATTCACTCTTCCTTTGGCAAGGGATGGGGAAATCCCGATGGAGAAACCTCCAACCAAAAAGACTGATTTATGGTTTGGTGGTGAGTCTCCCGAATTTGAGCCTATTGAAGAAACCACAGAGGAGTATGATGGGGAGAAAATCAAAGTCCTTGTTGTGGATGATGAACCCATCAACCGCCAGGTTCTCAAAAACCACCTAACGCTGATTGGTTGTGATGTACATGAAGCGTCCAACGGTGGGGATGCCATCCGTATGGTGCGAGATGATGGTCCGTTTGAACTGATGCTCTTGGACATTATGATGCCAGGGATGAGTGGATATGATGTTTGTACGGTATTACGAGAGTCTTATTCTTTATACCAACTACCTATTTTGTTTTTGACTGCTAAAAATCAAATCACAGATATCATAGCTTCCTTGGAAGCTGGTGGAAACGACTATTTAGCAAAACCTTTCGATAAACGAGAGTTAATCTCTCGTGCAAAGAATTTAATTACTTTAAAAAAGGCAGTCGAAGAACAAAATAAATTCATTGCCTTCCAAAATGAGTTAGGTCTTGCCAGAAAACTCCAAAGTTCTATTTTACCCGAAGAAGCACCCAATATTGTAGGTATCAAAACAGAGTTTTATTATGAACCCATGGACAGTGTCGGAGGGGACTTCTTTGATTTTCATGCCATCTCCGAAAAGGAACTGGGTGTGATGGTTGCCGATGTGTCGGGGCATGGAATTCCGGCGGCCCTTATTTCTGCGATGTTAAAGATTGCCTTCTCTACTCAAATTCGTTTGTCCCGAGAACCGGCCCAATTGATGACCCAAATCAACTCCACCTTACTTGGAAAAATGAAAGGTGCCTTTTTAACGGCATCCTATATTTACATTAATTTAGAAACAAAACAAATGATCCACGCGCGTTGTGGTCACCCACCTCTGATCATCAACCGCAGAGGAGAATCCAAACCGAAACTTAGTTTGCCACAAGGAAAACTCATTGGTTGGATTCCTGAGTTAGATATCCAAGAAGATGTTGTATCCCTTCGATCTGGCGACCGGATTGTTTTGTATACGGATGGAATCACCGAAGCCACCAACGCAGAAAAAGAAATGATTGGCCAGGAAAACTGGGAAAGTATTGTGCAAAGATACAGTGGGTATCCTATTTCCGAATCGAAACGTTTGTTACTCGAAAGGATCAAAGAATTTACTGGAAATCGTTCTCCCGATGATGATGTGACTTTGGTAATTTTAGAAATTGAATAG
- a CDS encoding FliI/YscN family ATPase, whose product MIEKKFTEHIDAISKYLNVVEKIEPIRKSGVVVSVVGNVIYSQGPPDSKVGEILEVERGSDKGYLACVLVGFKDHLYTLMPLGDTQQIFPHAFVFSSGRQITLNAGPELLGRVLNGLGKPIDSKGILITKEERPSEPRFLNPLDRPPITDILETGVRAIDGMLTVGRGQRIGIFSGSGVGKSSLLGMIARYTNADVNVVALIGERGREVNEFLHVELGKEALAKSVVFVATSDSSKMEQVSCANLACSAAEYFREKGMSVNLYMDSLTRYAEALRELSIGEPVVTKGYASSVFSKMAKLVERAGTSHNGGSITGFYTVLTDAEDDMDDIVADKVRGFIDGHIVLTRKLAEQSHYPAIDVPASLSRLMQKIVNEDHYMRASIVRELISKYKNSEDIILLNAYVRGADEKVDMAIDKKSQIDDYLKQRIEEKSSYSDAMKRLEKILQSSTRNEDDF is encoded by the coding sequence ATGATTGAAAAGAAATTTACGGAACATATCGATGCCATTTCCAAATACCTGAATGTCGTCGAAAAAATTGAACCCATTCGCAAAAGTGGGGTCGTCGTATCCGTGGTAGGCAATGTCATTTACTCCCAAGGACCTCCCGATTCCAAGGTGGGAGAAATTTTAGAAGTCGAACGTGGGTCGGATAAAGGATACCTAGCTTGTGTCCTTGTGGGTTTCAAAGACCATCTCTACACCTTAATGCCATTAGGTGACACCCAACAAATATTTCCTCATGCCTTTGTATTTTCTTCTGGTAGACAAATCACTCTAAACGCAGGACCTGAACTTTTAGGACGCGTGTTAAACGGTCTTGGCAAACCCATCGATAGCAAAGGGATCCTCATTACCAAAGAAGAAAGGCCTTCCGAACCCAGATTCTTAAATCCACTCGATCGCCCACCTATCACAGATATTCTGGAAACCGGAGTTCGTGCCATTGATGGAATGTTGACTGTGGGCCGTGGCCAAAGAATTGGAATTTTTTCTGGATCTGGTGTGGGTAAATCCAGTTTACTTGGAATGATCGCTCGTTATACGAACGCTGATGTAAACGTTGTGGCTCTAATCGGAGAAAGGGGCCGCGAGGTAAATGAATTTTTGCATGTAGAACTTGGAAAAGAAGCCTTGGCCAAGTCAGTTGTCTTTGTGGCAACCTCTGACTCTTCCAAAATGGAACAAGTCAGTTGCGCCAATTTAGCTTGTTCTGCTGCCGAATACTTCAGAGAAAAAGGAATGTCCGTCAATTTGTATATGGACTCTCTCACTCGTTATGCGGAAGCACTACGGGAACTTTCCATCGGAGAACCAGTAGTGACAAAAGGTTATGCCTCCAGTGTTTTTAGCAAAATGGCAAAACTTGTAGAGAGAGCCGGGACTTCACATAATGGTGGTTCGATTACCGGTTTTTATACAGTATTAACTGATGCAGAAGATGATATGGATGATATTGTAGCGGACAAAGTGCGAGGGTTCATTGACGGACATATTGTCCTCACAAGAAAACTTGCAGAACAAAGTCACTATCCGGCGATTGATGTACCCGCTTCTCTTTCTAGACTTATGCAAAAGATTGTAAATGAAGACCATTATATGCGAGCCTCCATTGTTCGGGAATTGATTTCGAAATATAAAAACTCAGAAGATATCATTTTACTCAATGCCTATGTTCGTGGTGCTGATGAAAAAGTGGATATGGCTATTGATAAAAAATCTCAAATTGATGATTATCTCAAACAAAGGATTGAAGAAAAATCTAGTTATAGTGATGCAATGAAACGATTGGAAAAAATTCTACAGTCTTCCACTCGCAATGAGGATGATTTTTAA
- a CDS encoding 4Fe-4S binding protein has product MKRKDLFREGFKSVFQFTFTKADELTEAIREVWEDEKKPKPKRKVKSPSSKLKPPNKQTTVRKRKTRMFQTLSQPPGASPDFFSLCTGCNECIFSCPYAVLFPVTIPESGKSFPHFDPNAKACHMCSDWPCISVCPEEALLPYELSGEKPNFGKAKAITEHCINEKTGELTCNVCFVTCPIEKTVKFKENLPIFKSSSCTGCGLCVESCPSFPKAIQIKFKKQ; this is encoded by the coding sequence ATGAAACGAAAGGATCTTTTCCGCGAGGGTTTTAAATCCGTCTTTCAATTTACCTTTACGAAAGCGGATGAACTTACGGAAGCCATAAGAGAAGTTTGGGAAGATGAGAAAAAACCCAAACCAAAACGAAAGGTAAAATCACCATCTAGCAAACTCAAGCCGCCAAATAAACAAACAACTGTCCGGAAACGTAAAACAAGAATGTTCCAGACTCTCTCCCAACCTCCAGGGGCTTCCCCTGATTTTTTTTCTCTTTGTACGGGATGTAACGAATGTATTTTTTCATGTCCTTATGCCGTCTTATTTCCCGTAACAATACCAGAATCAGGGAAATCATTTCCACATTTTGATCCCAATGCCAAGGCCTGTCATATGTGTAGCGATTGGCCATGTATTAGTGTTTGTCCTGAAGAGGCGCTCCTACCGTACGAACTGTCCGGTGAAAAACCAAATTTCGGTAAGGCGAAAGCCATCACAGAACATTGTATTAACGAAAAAACTGGTGAATTGACTTGTAATGTGTGTTTTGTTACCTGTCCCATCGAAAAAACAGTTAAATTTAAGGAGAATTTGCCGATTTTTAAATCATCATCATGTACAGGTTGTGGGCTTTGTGTTGAATCATGCCCTAGTTTTCCGAAAGCAATTCAGATTAAATTCAAAAAACAATAA
- the murA gene encoding UDP-N-acetylglucosamine 1-carboxyvinyltransferase — MSSSYFKIIGKNPLHGTVVPQGNKNEALPLLGALLLWEGDVILENLPEIADVLKLMEVLRQIGVEITALDTKGSYLFQKKNPVKSDLPYELCSQLRGAVTLAGPILARTGRVFLPKPGGDKIGRRRMDTHLLALEALGAKIEVFPDGYMITADRLVGKDILLDEASVTATENAVMAAVYAEGLTTIRNAASEPHVQGLCRFLIAAGAKIEGVGTNHLMITGVSSLSSPLGGLKHRIGSDYLEIGSFISLAAVTGGEIHITDVNPEDIRMIRMVYSRLGIEVRPTENGILVPSDQKMEIIPDYHGATPKIDDAPWPGFPADMTSVALVTATQCKGTVLIHEKLFESRLFFVDNIIAMGAQIILCDPHRAIVIGANRLYGQRVASPDIRAGMAMIIAALCAEGQSEIHNIVQIDRGFESIDTRLRSLGAQIERVSD; from the coding sequence GTGAGTTCTTCCTACTTCAAAATTATCGGCAAAAATCCTCTCCACGGGACAGTAGTTCCCCAAGGAAATAAAAATGAAGCGCTCCCGCTTCTCGGAGCTCTCCTCCTTTGGGAAGGAGACGTCATTCTGGAGAACCTTCCCGAAATTGCTGACGTTCTCAAACTCATGGAAGTCCTCCGACAAATTGGAGTGGAAATCACTGCCCTCGATACAAAAGGATCATACCTCTTTCAGAAAAAAAATCCAGTGAAATCGGATCTTCCTTACGAACTTTGTTCCCAACTCCGAGGGGCTGTGACACTAGCAGGACCCATCCTTGCTCGCACGGGAAGGGTCTTCCTTCCGAAACCAGGTGGCGACAAAATTGGTCGCCGTCGTATGGACACCCACTTACTTGCCTTAGAAGCACTCGGTGCCAAAATCGAAGTTTTCCCCGATGGTTATATGATCACAGCTGACCGTTTGGTGGGAAAAGACATCCTTCTGGATGAAGCTTCTGTCACAGCAACAGAAAATGCCGTGATGGCTGCTGTTTACGCGGAAGGTCTAACAACGATTCGTAACGCAGCATCCGAACCCCATGTCCAAGGACTTTGTCGTTTTTTAATTGCCGCTGGGGCCAAAATTGAAGGAGTGGGAACTAATCACCTAATGATCACAGGTGTGAGTTCACTATCTTCCCCACTGGGTGGACTCAAACATAGAATTGGATCCGATTATTTAGAAATTGGATCCTTTATTAGCCTTGCTGCTGTTACTGGAGGAGAAATCCATATCACTGATGTCAATCCAGAAGACATCCGCATGATACGTATGGTGTATTCTCGTTTGGGGATTGAAGTGAGACCCACGGAAAATGGAATCCTTGTCCCTTCCGACCAAAAGATGGAAATCATCCCTGACTACCACGGTGCCACTCCGAAAATTGATGATGCCCCTTGGCCTGGTTTCCCTGCTGATATGACCTCTGTGGCTCTTGTCACAGCGACTCAGTGCAAAGGAACAGTCCTTATCCACGAAAAACTTTTTGAATCCAGACTCTTCTTTGTGGACAACATCATTGCGATGGGGGCACAGATCATTCTTTGTGACCCACATAGAGCTATCGTGATCGGCGCGAATCGTTTGTATGGGCAAAGAGTCGCAAGCCCCGATATCCGTGCAGGAATGGCTATGATCATTGCTGCTCTTTGTGCCGAAGGCCAAAGCGAAATCCATAACATTGTTCAAATTGATAGAGGTTTTGAATCGATTGACACTCGTTTGCGTTCTTTAGGAGCTCAAATCGAAAGAGTCTCCGATTAG
- a CDS encoding glycoside hydrolase family 3 protein, with protein sequence MNQILLRTSFSLFLLFGFFGSSYCFGFYMTELTANERKVWLEEKAWAITNSMTEAELVGQTIHIAIPQKVVDPVALDEIAATQPGGIILFGKNLGKKEEILSLTNGLQSAAKDSNLQPFLISTDQEGGRVFRVQDGITHFPGAMAVGQTGNTQWGETVGFVTSYELRNLGLNFLFAPVLDINNNPLNPVINTRSFGSDSKRVSEVAVAYERGARAGGCLPVIKHFPGHGDTTVDSHLGLPIIGKSLEELEQLELIPFKRSIEGGAEAVMSAHIMYPKIDPQFPATLSKTILTDVLRKKLNFDGIIITDAMEMHAISKNYEKDRPGVLTLLAGANIVLLTSWGETARKFKAQLTDAYKNGEFRYVDKEGKEHDKLKEAVQKQIRKKLELGLYDENSIFPKVYEENQKQKEYLTNWNLERNQRYAKLKESKNFVKEINEDSIRAYPKSLVTSGILPEETLSFVKNNRLKETLKSKKISTLPFKSFQAQTKNKTTTTYLFDSTSETEVLSFATLAKKYPSKRFIILHGGTPFIKLPELPNLQYLLSFSLTQGSWEAFGEKLTSGKEIPKVDLILLPKGSKTPSKGAFPERL encoded by the coding sequence ATGAACCAAATTCTTCTTCGCACTTCATTTTCCCTTTTCCTTCTTTTTGGATTTTTTGGATCTTCCTATTGTTTTGGATTCTACATGACCGAACTTACCGCCAATGAACGAAAGGTTTGGTTGGAAGAAAAAGCATGGGCCATCACAAACTCAATGACAGAAGCGGAACTCGTCGGCCAAACAATCCACATTGCGATTCCCCAAAAGGTAGTGGATCCAGTGGCTTTAGATGAGATTGCCGCAACCCAACCTGGAGGGATCATCCTCTTCGGAAAAAACTTAGGGAAAAAAGAAGAAATCCTCTCACTCACAAACGGGCTACAATCGGCTGCAAAAGATTCTAACCTCCAACCATTTCTTATCTCTACAGACCAAGAAGGTGGCCGAGTGTTCCGAGTCCAAGACGGAATCACGCACTTCCCTGGTGCCATGGCCGTTGGCCAAACAGGAAACACTCAGTGGGGAGAAACCGTTGGATTTGTCACATCGTACGAACTTCGTAATCTCGGACTCAACTTTCTTTTTGCACCTGTCCTTGATATCAATAACAATCCTTTAAATCCAGTGATCAACACACGTTCGTTTGGTTCTGATTCGAAACGAGTTTCGGAAGTCGCAGTGGCTTATGAAAGAGGAGCTCGTGCCGGTGGATGCCTACCCGTCATCAAACACTTTCCTGGACATGGGGATACTACAGTAGATAGCCATTTGGGTCTACCCATTATAGGCAAAAGTTTAGAAGAGTTAGAACAATTGGAACTCATTCCTTTTAAAAGATCCATTGAAGGCGGAGCAGAAGCAGTGATGTCTGCTCATATCATGTATCCAAAAATTGATCCTCAGTTTCCCGCAACACTTTCCAAGACAATCCTAACAGACGTTCTACGAAAAAAACTAAACTTCGATGGAATCATCATTACCGATGCGATGGAGATGCATGCAATCTCAAAAAATTACGAAAAGGATAGACCTGGAGTTTTGACCCTACTTGCTGGTGCCAATATTGTTCTTCTTACCAGTTGGGGGGAAACAGCACGTAAGTTCAAAGCCCAACTAACAGATGCTTACAAAAATGGTGAGTTCCGATATGTGGACAAAGAGGGAAAGGAACATGACAAACTAAAAGAAGCGGTCCAAAAACAGATTCGTAAAAAACTTGAACTGGGTCTTTATGATGAAAACTCAATCTTCCCCAAAGTATATGAAGAAAACCAAAAACAAAAAGAATATTTAACCAACTGGAATTTAGAAAGAAACCAAAGGTATGCGAAACTAAAAGAGTCAAAGAATTTTGTAAAGGAAATCAATGAAGACTCTATCCGAGCGTATCCAAAATCGCTTGTAACTTCCGGGATTCTTCCCGAAGAAACTTTATCTTTCGTGAAAAATAACCGCCTAAAAGAAACTCTCAAATCAAAAAAGATAAGCACACTTCCTTTCAAGTCGTTCCAGGCCCAAACAAAAAACAAAACAACAACAACTTACCTTTTTGATTCCACTTCGGAAACAGAAGTTCTATCCTTTGCTACTCTCGCAAAAAAATATCCTTCCAAGCGGTTTATTATTTTGCATGGCGGAACTCCCTTTATTAAACTCCCCGAACTTCCGAATTTACAGTATTTGTTATCTTTTTCTTTGACCCAAGGATCTTGGGAAGCATTCGGTGAGAAACTCACCTCAGGAAAAGAAATTCCTAAAGTGGATTTGATTTTGTTACCAAAAGGATCGAAGACACCATCCAAAGGTGCCTTCCCAGAAAGATTGTAA
- a CDS encoding DUF3095 domain-containing protein: MDDFYKNLKPSADFKNLFDGNMPAKVPDDWFILITDIVGSTKAIEEGRYKDVNTAGGLTAIAVANVYGHMDFPFVFGGDGVTFLLPINLLFPIRSAIADTISQVRSAFGLEMRAGIVPVQELYRAGAELFLSKFRASEHYVQCSLFGDALPLAETWIKEGKDESYLVRENEKILPADFTGFTCRWKDIPSERGEIVSLIVKPIHKDFEVCKKTVTRVLNFIRSEYGEEGDYHPLRVNHIELDSGPYLRNEALARVGRASGLKFYLTLTKIWIERTVMAMAIKFGIPLRSGHYSLNKLKDYQVLSADFRKYDGTLKMVIDGSKQHREGLVKFLDQLEKEGLLCYGIYTSNRSLMTCVLKVASSEEVHFVDGADGGFAMAAKSLKEKLKVLN; this comes from the coding sequence GTGGATGATTTTTATAAAAACCTAAAGCCAAGTGCCGATTTCAAAAATCTTTTCGATGGCAATATGCCCGCAAAAGTTCCCGATGATTGGTTCATTCTAATTACGGACATTGTTGGGTCCACAAAAGCCATTGAAGAGGGTCGTTATAAAGATGTGAATACAGCAGGAGGACTTACCGCCATTGCTGTCGCTAATGTCTATGGACATATGGACTTCCCTTTTGTTTTTGGTGGGGATGGGGTTACTTTCTTACTACCTATCAATTTATTATTCCCCATTCGTTCTGCTATTGCTGATACCATTTCCCAAGTAAGGTCTGCGTTTGGATTAGAGATGCGAGCGGGGATTGTTCCGGTGCAAGAGTTGTATCGAGCGGGTGCAGAATTATTTTTAAGTAAGTTTCGAGCCTCTGAACACTATGTCCAATGTTCTTTGTTTGGCGATGCCTTGCCACTCGCAGAAACCTGGATCAAAGAAGGCAAAGACGAGTCTTATTTGGTTCGTGAAAATGAAAAGATTCTGCCTGCTGATTTTACTGGATTTACTTGTCGTTGGAAAGATATTCCGAGTGAACGAGGGGAAATTGTTTCTCTTATCGTAAAACCCATCCATAAAGATTTTGAAGTTTGTAAAAAAACGGTCACTCGTGTTCTCAATTTCATTCGTTCTGAATATGGGGAAGAAGGAGACTACCATCCGTTACGCGTAAATCATATTGAATTAGATTCAGGTCCTTATTTACGAAACGAAGCTCTTGCTCGTGTGGGTCGGGCCAGTGGATTGAAATTTTATCTGACACTTACAAAAATTTGGATCGAAAGAACGGTAATGGCAATGGCCATTAAGTTTGGAATTCCTCTTCGATCGGGACATTATTCTCTCAACAAGTTAAAAGATTACCAAGTTCTGTCCGCAGACTTTCGTAAGTATGATGGAACCTTAAAAATGGTCATCGATGGATCCAAACAACATAGGGAAGGACTTGTAAAATTCTTAGACCAGTTGGAAAAAGAAGGACTTCTTTGTTATGGAATTTATACTTCCAACAGATCACTGATGACCTGTGTTTTGAAAGTAGCATCTTCCGAAGAAGTTCATTTTGTAGATGGAGCTGATGGCGGTTTTGCGATGGCCGCCAAGTCTTTGAAAGAAAAGTTAAAAGTGCTGAACTAA
- a CDS encoding DUF2971 domain-containing protein, whose product MTKLENSEIMQIVFQVAESQNLYYKDFSPLCHYTKGVGLNGILQSKHLRANHVSNLNDLSEIIRAYNIFIDIFQNIKSENEIISQLIENIKEELLIKIKEKKYPEIYIVSFSKNIDDLFLWRSYTSFNDAYALIFTKTFIAEYGANEGAELLHCIYDETKQYLILNDVTNLFLEKIPNILEPDLTIVKEKFFQLIHLFVPFIKNPQFKDENEVRLVLRNPKNFGSKNRIIMGLNNNYFYQYVDIPIFRNLPDVEYEHAIEEIIVGPNSRSENENLVFKKNLDTLLNQNIGSLLKGIRDTQFNTLKF is encoded by the coding sequence ATGACTAAGCTTGAAAATTCAGAAATAATGCAAATAGTATTCCAAGTAGCAGAATCTCAAAATCTATACTATAAAGATTTTTCTCCGCTTTGCCACTATACAAAAGGAGTAGGATTAAATGGAATATTACAATCAAAGCATTTAAGAGCAAATCATGTTTCAAATTTGAATGATTTAAGTGAAATCATAAGAGCATATAATATATTCATCGATATATTTCAAAATATAAAATCTGAAAACGAAATAATTTCACAATTAATCGAAAATATAAAAGAAGAATTATTAATAAAAATTAAAGAGAAAAAATATCCTGAAATATATATTGTTAGTTTTTCAAAAAATATTGATGATTTATTCTTATGGAGAAGTTATACGTCTTTCAATGACGCATATGCTCTTATATTCACAAAAACGTTTATAGCTGAATATGGAGCGAATGAAGGTGCGGAACTTTTACATTGTATTTATGACGAAACTAAACAATATTTAATTCTTAATGATGTCACTAACTTGTTTCTAGAAAAAATTCCTAATATTCTGGAACCTGATTTAACAATAGTAAAAGAAAAATTCTTTCAATTGATTCATTTATTTGTTCCTTTTATAAAAAACCCGCAATTCAAAGATGAAAATGAAGTTAGACTCGTACTCAGAAATCCAAAAAATTTTGGTTCAAAAAATAGAATTATAATGGGGTTAAATAATAATTACTTCTACCAATACGTAGATATCCCGATCTTCAGAAATCTCCCTGATGTAGAATATGAACATGCAATAGAAGAGATAATAGTTGGACCAAATTCACGTTCAGAGAATGAAAATCTTGTTTTTAAAAAAAACCTAGATACATTGTTAAATCAAAATATCGGTTCTCTTCTAAAAGGAATTAGAGATACTCAATTTAATACGTTAAAATTTTAA